AATTGCTCACTATGGGCTTAATAGATATGTGCACAAAAGAAAGACTTGTAGTGTGTTGCAGTCACTCACCAGTGCCATGGAAAAAACTCTTTTAGAATTAAACCAGCGTGGATTCGATTGCAACCATAAGGATTTGGCTGAAATGGTATTTAGTATTGTGAAAGCGGAGTGTCTTGAAGACGGTTATGTTTTGAATCGTTTTAAGGAGAGATTTTTGTCTCAGTATAATTGATCAGTATTGTGTCAAGATGTTTGATGTTTAAAGCAATTGAAGCGGTTGTCGCTTCAATTGGCCACAACCGCGGAGCGGTTGGGGCGTATCAGTGCTTGACTACAGGTCTGATAGCAAGAGTTGACCGTTTTCTTTCAGCCATTTCTTCGCCTTGTCCATGTTAGCCACTTGCGCATGAACAATGTTCCAAAAACGGGGGGTATGGTTTCCTTCGATCAAGTGTGTCAATTCGTGGACAATTATATAGTCGATCACGAATACGGGGGCCTTGATCAAGCGCCAGTTTAGATTCAAGTTATCCTTTGTGGAACAAGAACCCCAGCGAAATTTGCTGTCCGTCATTTGTATCTGATTGTATTTGACTCCCAGACTCTGAGCGAAACGTTCCGCTCTAGGGATGATTTTTTCTGCCGCACGCTTTTTGAACCAGCGTCGCAATGCTCTTCGGCCAAAAGGCAGCATTGCCTTGGGAATGTAGAACTTATTGTTGAAATGGATTTCTCCCCGTGACCTCGTTGAAATCGATGTTGTTTTTCAGCACACCTGCCAGTGAGTCGTTGGCGTCTTCAATCGCGGCAATAGCCTTGTTCAGCATGTTGCCGATGTCGTGCTTCAAATGCTTCAGGGCTGGAACTTCTTGTTCCGTCTCCTTGTCAAACCATGGCTCATGCCAACGTGCACGTTCAGGGACAAAAAAAGGTCTCGCCGTATGAAGCCTTGTCTTCCATGACCTTTTGAAATGTCTCCGGATGTTGTTCTTTGAGGTGTCCATATGTCTTCTTGAGTTCTTTTCGCTTCACGTCAAACTCGTCAGAGAGACGCTTGATGAACAGCATGCCGAAGATGAACTCCTTGAACTCCGAGGCATCCATCTTGCCCCGGAGGATATCGGCAGCTTTGAAGAGGAAGTGTTCGAGCTGGGAAAGCGTGATTTTTTCTTGCTTCATGGGTAGTTCTTAGATGAAGAAAAATGGCTGACAGCCAGTTGTTAGGAGTT
This genomic window from Oceanidesulfovibrio indonesiensis contains:
- a CDS encoding M48 family metallopeptidase; its protein translation is MLPFGRRALRRWFKKRAAEKIIPRAERFAQSLGVKYNQIQMTDSKFRWGSCSTKDNLNLNWRLIKAPVFVIDYIIVHELTHLIEGNHTPRFWNIVHAQVANMDKAKKWLKENGQLLLSDL